The following are from one region of the Synechococcus sp. CBW1108 genome:
- a CDS encoding AI-2E family transporter, protein MLERLVLPPWLKAGLALPLLVLNLWVLRQLLLPLSPFPALFVAAALIAFLFDLPSRWLMGRGLPRLLAYGLVVGASLGLMALAAVWLVPRLIEQLGELITALPTWLAQGETLLQQLQAWAASRGLPSDFGDLSSELLTRTSLLARQLSQQLLGLLGATLGLTVNTVIVLVLAVFLLLGGEGISAGLAQWLPPRVRQLVMTTLNRTFRGYFAGQVLLALILSAAQILVFTLLGIPYGALFAVAIGFTTLIPYASAVTIVAVSLLLALDDPRTALEVLAAAIAVGQVVDQVIQPRLMGRIVGLEPAWLLISLPVGARLGSLLGLGDLLGLLLAVPVASCAKTFLDAWGEQLRAGEALRPPG, encoded by the coding sequence ATGCTTGAGCGGCTCGTTCTGCCCCCCTGGCTCAAGGCCGGCCTCGCCCTGCCCCTGCTGGTGCTCAACCTTTGGGTGCTGCGCCAGTTGCTGCTTCCCCTGTCTCCCTTCCCGGCCCTTTTTGTGGCGGCGGCATTGATCGCCTTTCTGTTCGATCTGCCCAGCCGCTGGTTGATGGGCCGCGGCCTGCCGCGGCTGCTGGCCTATGGCCTGGTGGTGGGGGCCAGCCTGGGCCTGATGGCCCTGGCGGCGGTTTGGCTGGTGCCGCGGCTGATTGAGCAGCTGGGCGAGCTGATCACGGCCCTGCCCACCTGGTTGGCCCAGGGGGAAACCCTGCTGCAGCAGCTTCAGGCCTGGGCGGCCTCGCGGGGTCTGCCCAGCGATTTCGGCGACCTCAGCAGCGAACTGCTCACCCGCACCAGCCTGCTGGCCCGCCAGTTGAGCCAGCAGCTGCTGGGCCTGCTGGGCGCCACCTTGGGGCTCACGGTCAACACCGTGATCGTGCTGGTGCTGGCGGTGTTTCTGCTGCTGGGCGGTGAGGGCATCAGTGCCGGCCTGGCCCAATGGCTGCCGCCGCGGGTGCGCCAGTTGGTGATGACTACCTTGAATCGCACATTCCGCGGCTACTTCGCCGGCCAGGTGCTGCTGGCCCTGATCCTCAGCGCGGCCCAGATCCTGGTATTCACCCTGCTGGGCATTCCCTACGGCGCGCTCTTTGCGGTGGCGATCGGCTTCACCACCCTGATCCCCTATGCCAGCGCCGTCACGATCGTGGCGGTGAGCCTGTTGCTGGCCCTTGACGATCCCCGCACTGCCCTCGAGGTGCTGGCGGCCGCCATCGCTGTCGGACAGGTGGTGGACCAGGTGATCCAGCCTCGTCTGATGGGCCGGATCGTGGGCCTCGAGCCCGCCTGGCTGCTGATCAGCCTGCCGGTGGGGGCCAGGCTGGGCAGCCTGCTGGGTTTGGGGGATCTGCTGGGCCTGCTGCTGGCGGTGCCGGTGGCCAGTTGCGCCAAAACCTTTCTGGATGCCTGGGGTGAGCAGTTGCGGGCGGGGGAAGCGCTCAGGCCGCCGGGCTGA
- the purE gene encoding 5-(carboxyamino)imidazole ribonucleotide mutase, whose protein sequence is MAVVMGSDSDLPTMQPAVQVLEQFGVELAVRVLSAHRTPLEMVEFAQMARELGFKVIIAGAGGAAHLPGMLASLTTLPVIGVPVQTRALSGVDSLHSIVQMPAGIPVATVAIGNGLNAGLLAAQILATADPRLAQAISDYRDGLHGQVRAKDARLQQLGSRAYLEQMG, encoded by the coding sequence GTGGCCGTCGTGATGGGCAGCGACTCCGACCTGCCCACTATGCAGCCGGCGGTGCAGGTGCTGGAGCAGTTTGGGGTGGAGTTGGCGGTGCGGGTGCTTTCGGCCCATCGCACTCCCCTGGAGATGGTGGAATTTGCCCAGATGGCCCGCGAGCTGGGCTTCAAGGTGATCATCGCCGGCGCCGGTGGGGCGGCCCACCTGCCCGGGATGCTGGCCTCCCTCACGACCCTGCCGGTGATCGGCGTGCCTGTGCAAACCCGAGCCCTCTCCGGTGTGGATTCGCTCCACTCGATCGTGCAGATGCCAGCCGGCATCCCGGTGGCCACCGTGGCGATCGGCAACGGGCTCAACGCTGGCCTGCTGGCGGCCCAGATCCTCGCCACCGCCGATCCGCGCCTGGCCCAGGCCATCTCGGATTACCGCGACGGGCTCCATGGCCAGGTGCGTGCCAAGGATGCCCGCCTGCAGCAGCTCGGCAGCCGGGCCTATCTGGAGCAGATGGGCTGA
- a CDS encoding N-acetylglucosamine-6-phosphate deacetylase → MALSLLAAPAPLLPMRWLSNVRLPQAKRCSHGAQQRWRIGLDDDDLIGVVEPLAAGSSAAGDDWGGDWLSPAGVDLQINGGLGLAFPELTPADLPQLETLLELLWRDGVEAICPTLVTCGVAPLRQALAVLEQARAGHQPGRCQLLGAHLEGPFQEPTRRGAHPAQHLAAPSLAALAERIEGFEDDIDLVTLAPELDGSAEVIAALRQRGIVVSLGHSAATEAQSHAAFAAGVSMLTHAFNAMPDMHRRAPGPVAAAALRGDIAIGLIADGVHVEPTMAVLLQRLAPEQLVLVSDALAPYGLGEGQHRWDERLLIVADGSCRLQDGTLAGVTLPLLEGVRRLASWGVRPEQAIAAATITPRRVLGEDRNLPQMLVGTPLVETLRWSASGDALSWQRGSRPTPDRYD, encoded by the coding sequence ATGGCATTGTCCCTTCTGGCTGCTCCGGCGCCACTCCTGCCCATGCGCTGGCTCAGCAATGTGCGCCTGCCCCAGGCCAAACGCTGCAGCCACGGCGCGCAGCAGCGCTGGCGCATCGGCCTCGACGACGACGACCTGATCGGCGTGGTCGAGCCCCTGGCGGCCGGCAGCAGCGCCGCTGGCGACGACTGGGGCGGCGACTGGCTCAGCCCGGCCGGGGTGGATCTGCAGATCAACGGCGGCCTGGGCCTGGCCTTTCCTGAACTCACTCCGGCCGATCTTCCGCAACTGGAGACGCTGCTGGAGTTGCTCTGGCGCGACGGCGTCGAAGCGATCTGCCCCACCCTGGTGACCTGCGGCGTGGCGCCGCTGCGCCAGGCCCTGGCGGTGCTGGAGCAAGCGCGGGCAGGGCACCAGCCCGGCCGCTGCCAGCTGCTGGGCGCCCACCTGGAGGGCCCCTTCCAAGAGCCAACGCGGCGCGGCGCCCATCCTGCCCAGCACCTGGCCGCACCGAGCCTTGCGGCCCTGGCCGAGCGGATCGAAGGCTTCGAAGACGACATCGATCTGGTGACCCTCGCCCCGGAGCTCGACGGATCCGCAGAGGTGATCGCCGCCCTGCGGCAGCGGGGCATCGTGGTGAGCCTGGGCCATAGCGCGGCCACGGAAGCCCAGAGCCACGCCGCCTTCGCTGCCGGCGTGAGCATGCTCACCCACGCCTTTAACGCCATGCCTGACATGCACCGGCGCGCGCCAGGGCCGGTGGCGGCCGCGGCCCTGCGCGGCGACATCGCGATCGGCCTGATCGCAGATGGGGTGCACGTGGAGCCCACCATGGCGGTGCTGCTGCAGCGGCTGGCTCCAGAGCAGCTGGTGCTGGTGAGCGATGCCCTGGCCCCCTACGGCCTCGGCGAAGGCCAGCACCGCTGGGATGAGCGCCTGCTGATCGTGGCCGACGGCAGCTGCCGGTTGCAGGACGGCACCCTGGCCGGCGTCACCCTGCCGCTGCTGGAGGGGGTGCGGCGCCTGGCCAGCTGGGGCGTGCGACCCGAGCAGGCGATCGCCGCAGCCACAATCACGCCCCGGCGGGTGCTGGGGGAAGACCGCAACCTGCCCCAAATGCTTGTAGGTACCCCCCTGGTGGAGACCCTGCGCTGGAGCGCGTCAGGCGACGCGCTCAGCTGGCAGCGGGGTTCCAGGCCGACTCCAGATCGGTATGACTGA
- a CDS encoding type II toxin-antitoxin system VapC family toxin: MVIDTSAVLAILQDEPEGSAFNTVIAAAESCMLSAASLIELSIVLEARLGPDGQRDLDLFLSTAQINMVAVDRDQAELPRRAFGRYGKGRHRAGLNFGDCFSYALAKGVGVPLLFKGNDFSHTDLESAWNPAAS, from the coding sequence ATGGTGATTGACACCTCTGCCGTGCTGGCAATCCTCCAGGACGAGCCCGAGGGCAGTGCTTTCAACACCGTGATTGCCGCCGCCGAGAGTTGCATGCTCTCGGCGGCGTCCCTCATAGAGCTATCCATCGTGCTGGAAGCTCGCTTAGGCCCTGACGGCCAGCGCGATCTGGATCTGTTCCTCAGCACGGCTCAGATCAACATGGTGGCTGTTGATCGCGATCAGGCCGAGCTCCCCCGCAGGGCCTTCGGCCGCTACGGCAAAGGCCGGCATCGTGCTGGCTTGAATTTCGGCGATTGCTTCTCCTACGCCCTGGCCAAGGGGGTTGGCGTTCCTTTGCTGTTTAAGGGCAACGATTTCAGTCATACCGATCTGGAGTCGGCCTGGAACCCCGCTGCCAGCTGA
- a CDS encoding type II toxin-antitoxin system VapB family antitoxin: MALNIRNPEANRLAAEVAALAGESNTVVVILAREERLQRLRRQQTARPDAQELLASRLDQIALSCAARPRRDQRTAEQILGYDAGGLPS; this comes from the coding sequence ATGGCGCTGAACATTCGCAATCCAGAGGCAAACAGGCTTGCAGCGGAGGTGGCTGCTCTCGCTGGAGAAAGCAATACCGTCGTCGTGATCCTGGCCCGCGAGGAACGTCTGCAGCGGCTACGCCGCCAGCAGACGGCCCGTCCTGATGCCCAGGAGCTCCTCGCCAGTCGTCTTGATCAGATCGCCCTGAGCTGTGCTGCCAGGCCGAGGCGCGACCAGCGCACGGCAGAGCAGATTCTCGGCTACGACGCCGGTGGCCTGCCCTCCTGA
- the bchM gene encoding magnesium protoporphyrin IX methyltransferase, producing the protein MLTAAKTAAETAAEKAEVKGYFETTGFDRWNRIYSSSDDVNKVQRNIRIGHQKTVDNVLAWLQEQDNLEQRSFCDAGCGVGSLTLPLAQLGAGSIAASDLSAAMVQEAQRRAGELGVKPGQISFLASDLESLEGRYDTVICLDVFIHYPQAPAEAMVRHLASMAERHLIVSFAPYTPLLALLKGIGQLFPGPSKTTRAYTLREDGIVAAAEAAGFVLRRRSLNQAPFYFSRLLSFEKR; encoded by the coding sequence ATGCTTACCGCCGCCAAGACAGCAGCCGAAACAGCAGCCGAAAAAGCCGAGGTGAAGGGCTACTTCGAAACCACCGGCTTCGATCGCTGGAACCGCATCTACAGCAGCTCAGACGACGTCAACAAGGTTCAGCGCAACATCCGCATCGGCCACCAGAAGACCGTTGACAACGTGCTGGCCTGGCTGCAGGAGCAAGACAATCTGGAGCAGCGCAGCTTCTGTGATGCCGGCTGCGGCGTCGGCAGCCTGACGCTGCCTTTGGCCCAGCTAGGCGCTGGCTCGATCGCCGCCTCCGACCTCTCCGCTGCGATGGTGCAAGAGGCCCAGCGCCGCGCTGGTGAGCTGGGCGTCAAGCCCGGCCAGATCAGCTTCCTGGCCTCCGATCTGGAGAGCCTGGAGGGTCGCTACGACACGGTGATCTGCCTGGATGTGTTCATCCACTACCCCCAGGCCCCGGCCGAGGCGATGGTGCGCCACCTGGCCTCGATGGCCGAGCGGCACCTGATCGTGAGCTTTGCGCCCTACACGCCGCTGCTGGCCCTGCTCAAGGGGATCGGCCAGCTGTTCCCCGGCCCCAGCAAGACCACTCGGGCCTACACCCTGCGGGAGGACGGCATTGTGGCCGCCGCCGAGGCCGCCGGCTTCGTGCTCAGGCGCCGCAGCCTCAACCAGGCTCCCTTCTACTTCTCCAGGCTGCTCTCCTTTGAGAAGCGCTGA
- the dhaL gene encoding dihydroxyacetone kinase subunit DhaL has product MPVDTDVEKLIAALAEAVISHADELTALDRAIGDGDHGLNMRRGFEAVLNQLPSLAGQPLPEALKAVGMTLVMTVGGASGPLYGTLFLQLGKELPAGANRQQVCTALAAALTALKLRGKSERGQKTMIDALAPPLEAFQQGKDPVAAALNAAEATIPMQAQRGRAAFLGVRSIGHMDPGARSSALLIAAAAAVAAQQP; this is encoded by the coding sequence ATGCCAGTCGATACCGATGTCGAGAAGCTGATCGCGGCCCTTGCCGAGGCGGTGATCAGCCACGCCGATGAGCTCACTGCGCTGGATCGGGCGATCGGGGATGGCGACCATGGCCTGAACATGCGACGCGGCTTCGAGGCCGTGCTCAACCAACTGCCATCCCTGGCGGGCCAACCTTTACCCGAGGCCCTCAAGGCCGTGGGGATGACCCTGGTGATGACGGTGGGCGGTGCTTCCGGCCCGCTCTACGGAACCCTCTTCCTCCAACTGGGCAAGGAACTGCCGGCCGGAGCAAATCGCCAGCAGGTCTGCACCGCCTTGGCCGCGGCCCTCACCGCCTTGAAACTCCGCGGCAAATCCGAGCGGGGCCAGAAAACGATGATCGATGCGCTGGCCCCCCCCCTGGAGGCCTTCCAGCAGGGGAAGGACCCTGTGGCTGCGGCCCTCAATGCGGCAGAGGCCACGATCCCGATGCAGGCCCAGCGCGGCAGGGCTGCCTTTCTAGGGGTGCGCTCAATCGGTCACATGGATCCCGGAGCCCGTTCCAGTGCGCTGCTGATCGCGGCCGCCGCCGCGGTAGCGGCCCAGCAGCCATGA
- a CDS encoding PTS-dependent dihydroxyacetone kinase phosphotransferase subunit DhaM, whose protein sequence is MSHSADVARGTAAIVEQMVGTSVPLAWCGGNPSGGLGTDVSAILTAIETAWSERGVAILADLGGA, encoded by the coding sequence GTGTCCCATTCCGCCGACGTGGCCCGGGGCACCGCCGCGATCGTGGAACAGATGGTGGGCACCTCGGTGCCCCTGGCCTGGTGTGGGGGTAACCCCAGCGGCGGGTTGGGCACCGACGTGTCAGCGATTCTCACCGCAATCGAGACGGCCTGGTCGGAACGGGGGGTGGCGATCCTGGCCGACCTGGGCGGGGCGTAA
- a CDS encoding HPr family phosphocarrier protein — protein MTLTRTVRLSADNGLHARPAVRVTQLVRSFCCAVEISLDAAGPWIDAGSIVKLMAGRLLPGSLVHLRATGTDAEAALTALVSLLGDGPSEGESPSNASGH, from the coding sequence ATGACCCTCACCCGCACGGTGCGTCTGAGCGCAGACAACGGTCTCCATGCCCGCCCGGCAGTGCGGGTCACCCAGCTCGTGCGCAGCTTTTGCTGTGCGGTGGAGATCAGCCTGGATGCCGCCGGTCCCTGGATTGATGCGGGCAGCATCGTGAAGCTGATGGCCGGCCGTCTGCTGCCCGGGAGCCTGGTGCATCTGCGGGCGACGGGAACGGACGCGGAAGCGGCTCTCACCGCCCTGGTGAGCCTGCTGGGGGATGGGCCAAGCGAGGGAGAGTCACCAAGCAATGCCAGTGGCCACTGA
- a CDS encoding phosphoenolpyruvate--protein phosphotransferase, with protein MATERKGQAAAPGLALAPLEELLPTLSPGTPAQETKADPAAERSRLEQAIRAAIGGLNTLVAQADSEAGEILAFQVAMLEDPNLAEPAWQAIATGSPAGSAWTLATAPLIADFEGSGDALFAARASDLCDLRDRVLAELNGTPAGPLNQQPGATVLLADDLSPSQFLSWTWHPGSAIALRRGSAASHLALLARSRGIPMVVGLGPLDAAGHQLALVDGDSGRVVLSPDPVEQARMAHAPKDPASLSAGDPYVMGPARTGDGVAINLQLNINGVEDLAGLNPGCCDGIGLVRSEFLFSQGLPRQDQQFQAYRRILEWADGRSVTIRTLDAGGDKPIPGLSLPEEANPFLGCRGLRFSLAHPALFEVQLRALARAACEGDLRILLPMVTLPAELDAASALLDKAVADLRSEGLPARRPPLGVMVEVPAVAIKPALFSRAAFFSIGSNDLTQYVMAAARDNTSVSSLHDCAHPAVTALIEQVVKAGASLGIPVSLCGDMAGDPNHLAALLNAGLRRLSVAPAWLGATKRHLAQLSCGRS; from the coding sequence GTGGCCACTGAGCGGAAGGGGCAGGCGGCCGCCCCAGGGCTGGCCCTGGCCCCCCTGGAGGAGCTCCTGCCAACACTCTCTCCAGGCACCCCAGCACAAGAAACCAAGGCAGATCCGGCTGCCGAGCGCTCCCGCCTTGAGCAGGCCATCAGGGCGGCGATCGGGGGGCTCAACACCCTGGTGGCACAAGCGGATTCCGAAGCAGGGGAGATCCTGGCCTTTCAGGTGGCGATGCTGGAGGACCCCAACCTGGCCGAACCCGCCTGGCAGGCCATTGCGACCGGCAGCCCGGCCGGCAGCGCCTGGACGTTGGCCACCGCCCCCCTGATTGCCGACTTCGAAGGCTCAGGCGATGCCCTATTTGCCGCCAGGGCCAGTGATCTATGCGATCTGCGCGACCGGGTACTGGCAGAACTGAACGGCACCCCGGCCGGCCCGCTGAATCAGCAGCCTGGCGCGACCGTGCTCCTGGCCGATGACCTCAGCCCCTCTCAGTTTCTGAGCTGGACCTGGCATCCCGGCTCAGCCATTGCCCTGCGCCGGGGCAGTGCAGCCAGCCATCTGGCCCTGCTGGCCCGCTCGCGGGGGATTCCCATGGTGGTTGGGCTGGGTCCTCTCGATGCCGCCGGCCATCAACTGGCCCTGGTGGATGGCGATAGCGGCCGCGTTGTGCTCAGCCCGGATCCTGTAGAACAAGCGCGCATGGCCCATGCCCCAAAGGATCCGGCGAGCTTGTCAGCGGGGGATCCCTACGTGATGGGGCCTGCCCGGACGGGCGATGGCGTAGCCATCAACCTGCAGCTCAACATCAACGGCGTGGAAGACCTGGCTGGCCTGAATCCGGGCTGCTGCGACGGCATCGGGCTGGTGCGCAGCGAATTTCTGTTCAGCCAGGGGCTGCCCAGGCAAGACCAGCAGTTCCAGGCCTACCGGCGGATCCTGGAGTGGGCCGATGGCCGGTCGGTGACGATCCGCACCCTCGATGCCGGCGGCGACAAACCCATTCCAGGACTGTCCCTTCCCGAGGAGGCGAACCCGTTCCTCGGCTGCCGGGGCCTGCGCTTCTCCCTCGCCCATCCCGCCCTGTTTGAGGTGCAACTGAGGGCCCTGGCCCGGGCGGCCTGCGAAGGAGACCTGCGCATCCTGTTGCCAATGGTGACCCTGCCGGCCGAATTGGACGCGGCCAGCGCCCTGCTGGATAAAGCCGTTGCTGACCTGCGGTCCGAGGGGCTGCCTGCCCGCCGGCCACCGCTGGGGGTGATGGTGGAAGTGCCGGCTGTGGCGATCAAGCCGGCGTTGTTCAGCCGCGCCGCCTTCTTCTCGATCGGCAGCAACGACCTCACCCAGTACGTGATGGCTGCAGCCCGCGACAACACCAGCGTGAGCTCCCTGCACGACTGCGCCCATCCCGCTGTGACCGCCTTGATCGAGCAGGTGGTGAAAGCCGGCGCCAGCCTGGGAATTCCGGTGAGCCTCTGTGGCGACATGGCGGGCGATCCCAACCACCTGGCCGCCCTGCTGAACGCAGGCTTGCGCCGGCTATCGGTGGCGCCAGCCTGGCTGGGTGCCACCAAACGCCACCTGGCCCAACTGAGCTGTGGCAGGAGCTGA
- the dhaK gene encoding dihydroxyacetone kinase subunit DhaK, with the protein MQKFLNSPETLLAESLAGLAGAHSDILKLGSDGRYVCRRQPVTGKVALISGGGAGHEPLHAGFVGLGMLDAACPGQVFTSPTPDQMLAAIAAVDGGAGVLFIVKNYAGDVMNFEMAAEMASEMTSEMAAAGSELEILTVLTNDDVAVEESTWSSGRRGVAGTLVVEKLLGAAAEQGMGLADLKALGDRTNSLTRTMGVALSSCTVPAAGTPTFNLGEAEIEMGVGIHGEPGRRRQAFTSADAITDELLHAICDDLAAAGLEPGDILLFINGFGGTPLMELHLLYNAARHRLEQRGFRVQRSLVGSYVNSLEMAGASITVSLLDGQALRLWDAPVHTAALRWGC; encoded by the coding sequence TTGCAGAAGTTCCTCAACAGCCCGGAAACGCTGCTGGCCGAGAGCCTTGCCGGGTTGGCCGGCGCCCATAGCGACATCCTGAAGCTGGGATCCGACGGGCGTTACGTGTGTCGGCGGCAGCCGGTGACGGGCAAGGTGGCGCTGATCTCCGGCGGCGGGGCAGGCCATGAACCGCTCCATGCCGGCTTCGTGGGTCTGGGGATGCTCGACGCCGCCTGTCCAGGGCAGGTCTTCACCTCCCCCACGCCAGACCAAATGCTGGCGGCCATAGCGGCAGTGGATGGGGGTGCCGGCGTGCTGTTCATCGTCAAGAACTACGCAGGCGACGTGATGAATTTCGAGATGGCCGCTGAGATGGCCAGTGAAATGACCAGTGAGATGGCCGCTGCGGGCTCCGAGCTGGAGATTCTGACCGTGCTCACCAACGACGATGTGGCCGTGGAGGAGTCGACGTGGTCGAGCGGCAGGCGGGGCGTAGCCGGCACCCTGGTCGTCGAGAAGCTGCTGGGGGCTGCAGCGGAACAGGGGATGGGGCTGGCCGATCTCAAAGCCCTGGGAGACCGCACCAACAGCCTCACCCGCACGATGGGCGTGGCCCTGAGCAGCTGCACCGTGCCAGCCGCAGGCACACCCACCTTCAACCTGGGCGAGGCGGAAATCGAAATGGGCGTGGGCATCCACGGCGAGCCAGGCCGCCGGCGGCAGGCCTTCACCAGTGCCGATGCCATCACTGACGAACTCCTGCATGCCATCTGCGACGATCTGGCCGCCGCCGGCCTGGAGCCGGGCGACATCCTGCTGTTCATCAACGGCTTTGGCGGCACGCCGCTGATGGAGTTGCACCTGCTCTACAACGCAGCCCGGCACAGGCTCGAGCAAAGAGGTTTCCGAGTGCAGCGCTCCCTGGTGGGCTCCTACGTGAACTCCCTGGAAATGGCCGGTGCCTCGATCACGGTCTCCCTGCTCGATGGGCAGGCCCTACGCCTCTGGGATGCCCCGGTGCACACCGCAGCCCTCCGCTGGGGATGCTGA
- a CDS encoding type II toxin-antitoxin system HicA family toxin, with translation MVQKSGRHMRLTRLLPNGQQHLTIPAHKPWRVGTLRQILKDVANQVGTNLDALIQALDA, from the coding sequence ATGGTGCAGAAAAGTGGCAGGCACATGCGACTCACTCGCCTGCTGCCGAACGGGCAGCAACACCTCACCATCCCCGCCCATAAACCTTGGCGTGTGGGCACACTCCGGCAGATCCTCAAGGACGTGGCCAATCAAGTTGGCACCAATCTGGACGCGCTGATCCAAGCGCTGGATGCCTAA
- a CDS encoding DUF6398 domain-containing protein, which produces MPATVPGDDGQPVRPLVAMVLESSGRVRGSAIGHPDRPLEALEPAIEMAIEEPQAPCLPGRPRRVVVGSSRLLKLVPPLLPGVMVTRGDTPHLDYVTSSLRNHIAADGDQLGQQGLSTYLSADVTPEAVASFFKAASALYERRPWQQVPSDGHMFTLSCPALRIKGWAGCVIGQNGENYGVILFQSVADYDRYVELAERVEAEGLEVMDGAPPHRAINFESKRDMPPALLEEIRRYRWPVAKGDAYPTVMLVEPDLGLAPPTRADLAQLEAVAGALTLWLDSEPDLARCWAGPSVGRRRFRVPVGAMEVPVTIGATTETIQSPEPQLAADLARFAEPAPRSLKVPAALQAKVTNLLTSIDGFCASHLNDEYRLLIHTAVAALARKRPSPLLGGREPSWCAGVVHAIGSANFLFDKSQTPHCKPTQIYEHFGVSAGTGQAHSKKVRDLLRIAFFSPDWTLPSQLDDSPMAWMVEVDGFIRDVRSLPLEIQLEACARGLIPYVPALRDQARSNASSLEK; this is translated from the coding sequence ATGCCCGCCACTGTGCCGGGGGATGACGGTCAGCCGGTGCGCCCCCTAGTCGCCATGGTGCTGGAGAGCAGTGGTCGCGTGCGCGGCTCCGCCATCGGCCATCCGGATCGGCCCCTTGAAGCACTGGAGCCGGCGATCGAAATGGCTATCGAGGAGCCCCAGGCGCCCTGTCTGCCGGGCCGGCCCCGCAGGGTGGTGGTTGGCAGCTCCCGGTTGCTGAAGCTGGTGCCGCCCCTGTTGCCAGGGGTGATGGTCACCCGGGGGGATACGCCCCATCTCGATTACGTCACCAGCAGCCTGCGGAACCACATCGCTGCTGATGGCGATCAGCTTGGTCAGCAAGGCCTGTCCACCTACCTCAGCGCCGATGTCACCCCCGAGGCGGTGGCCAGCTTCTTCAAGGCCGCGTCGGCCCTCTATGAACGGCGGCCCTGGCAGCAGGTGCCCAGCGATGGCCACATGTTCACGCTCAGTTGCCCGGCCCTGCGCATCAAAGGCTGGGCCGGCTGCGTGATCGGTCAGAACGGCGAAAACTACGGCGTGATCCTGTTCCAATCGGTAGCGGATTACGACCGCTATGTGGAGCTGGCGGAACGCGTCGAGGCTGAGGGCTTGGAGGTGATGGATGGGGCCCCGCCCCATCGGGCCATCAACTTCGAGTCGAAGCGGGATATGCCCCCGGCTCTCCTAGAAGAGATCCGGCGCTACCGCTGGCCCGTGGCCAAGGGAGACGCCTACCCCACCGTGATGCTGGTTGAGCCCGATCTGGGGCTGGCGCCGCCCACCCGGGCCGATCTGGCCCAGCTGGAGGCGGTGGCAGGAGCCCTCACGCTCTGGCTGGATTCGGAGCCGGATCTGGCCCGCTGCTGGGCTGGGCCCAGTGTGGGCCGCCGCCGCTTCCGGGTGCCGGTTGGCGCCATGGAGGTACCGGTGACGATAGGGGCGACGACGGAAACCATCCAGTCACCAGAACCACAGCTGGCGGCTGACCTTGCCCGTTTCGCCGAGCCAGCGCCCCGGTCGCTGAAGGTGCCGGCTGCGTTGCAGGCCAAGGTCACCAACTTGCTGACGTCGATCGATGGCTTCTGTGCCAGCCATCTCAACGATGAATACCGCCTGCTGATCCACACGGCGGTGGCGGCCCTGGCCCGCAAGCGGCCCTCTCCGCTCCTGGGCGGTCGGGAACCGTCCTGGTGTGCTGGCGTCGTGCACGCCATCGGCAGCGCCAACTTCCTGTTCGACAAGAGCCAGACACCCCACTGCAAGCCAACGCAGATCTACGAGCACTTCGGCGTCTCCGCCGGCACCGGCCAGGCCCACTCAAAGAAAGTGCGCGATCTTCTGCGCATCGCCTTCTTCTCTCCCGACTGGACCCTGCCCAGCCAGCTGGACGACTCCCCCATGGCCTGGATGGTGGAGGTGGATGGCTTCATCCGCGACGTGCGCAGTTTGCCCCTGGAGATCCAGCTGGAGGCCTGCGCCAGGGGGTTGATCCCCTATGTGCCTGCCCTGCGCGATCAGGCCCGCTCAAACGCCAGCAGCCTTGAGAAGTAA
- a CDS encoding alpha-ketoglutarate-dependent dioxygenase AlkB, which translates to MAELEAPGLRLRHWPAWLGPSAAAELLARLQAEVPWKQEAITLYGRRHPLPRLTCWMADAGCGYRYSGLSNVIEPWSPATAGLRLALEQLTGWRFNSLLLNRYRDGRDAMGWHADDEPELDPAAPIASLSLGAARDFRLRPRPRPRRPPGAPPPAGYSPSCAPFNLPLDNGDLLLMEPPTQLWWQHALPRRLRLQQERLNLTFRVVRADR; encoded by the coding sequence ATGGCTGAATTGGAGGCCCCGGGCTTGCGGCTGCGCCACTGGCCGGCCTGGCTGGGGCCCAGCGCCGCAGCCGAGCTGCTGGCGCGCCTGCAGGCCGAGGTGCCCTGGAAGCAGGAGGCGATCACGCTCTATGGCCGCCGCCATCCGTTGCCGCGGCTCACCTGCTGGATGGCCGATGCCGGCTGCGGCTACCGCTATAGCGGGCTGAGCAATGTGATCGAGCCCTGGTCGCCGGCCACTGCTGGGTTGCGCCTGGCGCTCGAGCAGCTCACCGGCTGGCGCTTCAACTCCCTGCTGCTCAATCGCTATCGCGACGGCCGCGATGCCATGGGCTGGCACGCCGACGACGAGCCCGAACTCGATCCCGCTGCGCCGATCGCCTCCCTCAGCCTCGGCGCAGCCCGTGATTTCCGCCTGCGGCCAAGGCCTCGCCCCCGCCGGCCTCCTGGAGCGCCGCCGCCGGCGGGCTACAGCCCCAGCTGCGCCCCGTTCAACCTGCCTTTGGATAACGGCGATCTGCTGCTGATGGAGCCCCCCACCCAGCTGTGGTGGCAACACGCCCTCCCCCGGCGGCTGCGGCTGCAGCAGGAGCGCCTCAACCTCACCTTCCGGGTGGTGCGGGCTGACCGTTGA